The following proteins are co-located in the Gossypium hirsutum isolate 1008001.06 chromosome A02, Gossypium_hirsutum_v2.1, whole genome shotgun sequence genome:
- the LOC107951628 gene encoding abscisic acid 8'-hydroxylase 3 isoform X1 produces MELSILLIMLLLFIFLSSAFCLIRIGTSPKAMEGIPGSMGWPIIGESLSFLSDFSSPSGIFSFMNKRQQRYGKVFKSFVLGRYTVFMTGREASKILLSGKDGMVSLNLFYTGQQVLGPNSLLQTDGEAHKRLRRLIAEPLSIDGLKKYFHFINTQAIETLDQWTGKRVLVLEEASSFTLKVIGNMIMSLEPSGEEQERFRANFKIISSSFASMPFKIPGTAFHRGIKARDSMYAMIDSIIAKRRNGEVIQQDFLESLIIKHSKGTNTIDNEDNKLTDQQMKDNILTLLVAGHDTTTAALTWLVKFLGENPAVLEQLREEHLQIQANRKDGTNLTWSEVNNMPYTNKVISETLRRATILPWYSRKAAQDFEIDGYNIKKGWSINLDVVSIHHDPETFPDPEKFDPSRFDAPLKTFSYLGFGSGPRMCPGMNLAKLEICIFIHNLVCKYKWRALEKDDSVQPTLVRMPKNKYPIMVEPL; encoded by the exons ATGGAGCTCAGCATCTTGTTGATCATGTTACTCCTTTTCATATTTCTATCCTCTGCTTTCTGCTTAATCCGTATAGGGACTTCACCAAAAGCAATGGAGGGTATCCCTGGTAGCATGGGTTGGCCTATTATAGGTGAAAGTTTATCATTTCTGTCAGACTTTTCAAGCCCATCTGGTATTTTCAGTTTTATGAACAAGAGACAACAGAG ATATGGAAAAGTGTTCAAGAGCTTTGTTTTGGGGAGATACACTGTGTTCATGACTGGCAGAGAAGCAAGCAAAATCTTGTTGTCAGGGAAAGATGGGATGGTGAGCTTAAACCTTTTCTACACAGGCCAACAAGTTTTGGGTCCCAACAGTTTGCTTCAAACCGATGGTGAAGCTCACAAGAGGCTTAGACGCCTTATTGCCGAACCACTTTCCATTGATGGTTTGAAAAAATACTTCCATTTTATCAACACTCAGGCAATTGAAACACTAGACCAATGGACTGGTAAAAGAGTATTAGTCCTTGAAGAGGCTTCTTCA TTCACTCTCAAAGTAATTGGCAACATGATAATGAGCCTTGAACCTAGTGGTGAGGAACAGGAAAGGTTTAGAGCCAATTTCAAAATCATTTCTTCCTCATTTGCTTCCATGCCTTTCAAAATCCCAGGAACTGCTTTTCATCGTGGTATTAAG GCCAGGGATAGTATGTATGCCATGATAGATTCAATCATAGCAAAGAGGAGAAATGGGGAAGTGATACAACAAGATTTCCTAGAATCCCTAATTATTAAACACAGCAAGGGAACAAATACAATAGACAATGAAGATAATAAACTCACTGATCAACAAATGAAGGACAATATATTAACTCTACTAGTTGCAGGCCACGACACCACGACCGCAGCTCTTACATGGCTCGTCAAATTCCTTGGAGAAAACCCAGCAGTTTTGGAACAGCTTCGA GAGGAACATCTGCAAATTCAAGCAAATAGAAAGGATGGAACCAATCTTACATGGTCTGAAGTTAATAATATGCCTTACACCAACAAA GTGATTAGTGAAACTCTAAGAAGGGCCACAATTTTACCATGGTATTCAAGGAAAGCTGCTCAGGACTTTGAGATTGATG GCTATAATATCAAGAAAGGTTGGTCCATTAACCTGGATGTTGTTTCCATCCACCATGATCCTGAAACTTTCCCTGACCCTGAAAAGTTTGATCCTTCCAGATTTGAT GCACCATTAAAGACTTTCAGTTATCTGGGATTTGGCAGTGGACCACGAATGTGCCCCGGAATGAACCTGGCTAAACTGGAAATCTGCATCTTCATCCATAATCTTGTTTGCAAATACAA GTGGAGAGCTCTGGAGAAAGATGATTCTGTACAGCCAACACTTGTTCGTATGCCGAAGAACAAGTATCCCATTATGGTTGAGCCACTGTGA
- the LOC107951628 gene encoding abscisic acid 8'-hydroxylase 3 isoform X2, with protein sequence MEGIPGSMGWPIIGESLSFLSDFSSPSGIFSFMNKRQQRYGKVFKSFVLGRYTVFMTGREASKILLSGKDGMVSLNLFYTGQQVLGPNSLLQTDGEAHKRLRRLIAEPLSIDGLKKYFHFINTQAIETLDQWTGKRVLVLEEASSFTLKVIGNMIMSLEPSGEEQERFRANFKIISSSFASMPFKIPGTAFHRGIKARDSMYAMIDSIIAKRRNGEVIQQDFLESLIIKHSKGTNTIDNEDNKLTDQQMKDNILTLLVAGHDTTTAALTWLVKFLGENPAVLEQLREEHLQIQANRKDGTNLTWSEVNNMPYTNKVISETLRRATILPWYSRKAAQDFEIDGYNIKKGWSINLDVVSIHHDPETFPDPEKFDPSRFDAPLKTFSYLGFGSGPRMCPGMNLAKLEICIFIHNLVCKYKWRALEKDDSVQPTLVRMPKNKYPIMVEPL encoded by the exons ATGGAGGGTATCCCTGGTAGCATGGGTTGGCCTATTATAGGTGAAAGTTTATCATTTCTGTCAGACTTTTCAAGCCCATCTGGTATTTTCAGTTTTATGAACAAGAGACAACAGAG ATATGGAAAAGTGTTCAAGAGCTTTGTTTTGGGGAGATACACTGTGTTCATGACTGGCAGAGAAGCAAGCAAAATCTTGTTGTCAGGGAAAGATGGGATGGTGAGCTTAAACCTTTTCTACACAGGCCAACAAGTTTTGGGTCCCAACAGTTTGCTTCAAACCGATGGTGAAGCTCACAAGAGGCTTAGACGCCTTATTGCCGAACCACTTTCCATTGATGGTTTGAAAAAATACTTCCATTTTATCAACACTCAGGCAATTGAAACACTAGACCAATGGACTGGTAAAAGAGTATTAGTCCTTGAAGAGGCTTCTTCA TTCACTCTCAAAGTAATTGGCAACATGATAATGAGCCTTGAACCTAGTGGTGAGGAACAGGAAAGGTTTAGAGCCAATTTCAAAATCATTTCTTCCTCATTTGCTTCCATGCCTTTCAAAATCCCAGGAACTGCTTTTCATCGTGGTATTAAG GCCAGGGATAGTATGTATGCCATGATAGATTCAATCATAGCAAAGAGGAGAAATGGGGAAGTGATACAACAAGATTTCCTAGAATCCCTAATTATTAAACACAGCAAGGGAACAAATACAATAGACAATGAAGATAATAAACTCACTGATCAACAAATGAAGGACAATATATTAACTCTACTAGTTGCAGGCCACGACACCACGACCGCAGCTCTTACATGGCTCGTCAAATTCCTTGGAGAAAACCCAGCAGTTTTGGAACAGCTTCGA GAGGAACATCTGCAAATTCAAGCAAATAGAAAGGATGGAACCAATCTTACATGGTCTGAAGTTAATAATATGCCTTACACCAACAAA GTGATTAGTGAAACTCTAAGAAGGGCCACAATTTTACCATGGTATTCAAGGAAAGCTGCTCAGGACTTTGAGATTGATG GCTATAATATCAAGAAAGGTTGGTCCATTAACCTGGATGTTGTTTCCATCCACCATGATCCTGAAACTTTCCCTGACCCTGAAAAGTTTGATCCTTCCAGATTTGAT GCACCATTAAAGACTTTCAGTTATCTGGGATTTGGCAGTGGACCACGAATGTGCCCCGGAATGAACCTGGCTAAACTGGAAATCTGCATCTTCATCCATAATCTTGTTTGCAAATACAA GTGGAGAGCTCTGGAGAAAGATGATTCTGTACAGCCAACACTTGTTCGTATGCCGAAGAACAAGTATCCCATTATGGTTGAGCCACTGTGA